GGTCATGGCCAGCGCTACCTGATCGGGGCGTTGCATGATGGCCGTTTCGGTCAGTTCGAACTCGAGCATCTTCGGATCAATGCCGGTTTTTTCTATCAGGCGCTGAATGGTCGCCAGCAAACGGCTGTCGAGAAACTGCCGGAATGACATGTTGACCGCGACATGCAGCTCAATACCCCGGCGCTGCAGCACACTCAGGTCATGACAGGCACGGGCGATGACCCAGTAGCCCATCGGCACGATCAATCCGTTTTCCTCGGCCAGCGGGATAAATTCATTCGGCCCCAACAAACCACGCTGAGGGTGGCGCCAGCGAATCAGGCCCTCCACACCCACGATCTTGCCGCTGCTCAGCTCCACACGGGGTTGATAATGCAATTCCAGCTCGTTATTACGCAGCGCTCGACGCAGCTGTGCCTCGAATTCGATCTGGCTGGTGGCCTGCAGATTGATGCGCTCATCGTAGAAATGAAAACTGCAGCCGCGTTGCGACTTGGCCTGCTGCATGGCGAGACCGGCATGCAATAACAGGCCATCGACCGTGTGCCCGGCCTCCGGAAAGGTAGCAATGCCGATACTGCACCCCAGCAGCAGGCTTTCCCCACCGACCTTGAACGGCTCAGCCAGGCCATCGACCACCTTCTTCACGACATGCATAAGATTGCCGGTGGTGGCGTAGTCTTCGGCGATGACGGTAAATTCATCACTGCCCATGCGCCCGACCGTATCGGTAGTACGCAAAATCAACCGCAGCCGGTCAGCGACCTGACGAATGATCTCATCCCCGGCAACATGGCCGAGACTGTCGTTCACATGACTGAAGTTATCCAGGTCAAGGGATAACACTGCGAGCGGTTGATTGGCGCGGACCGCCCGGTGCATGCCTTGCTTGAGGCGATCCTGCAACACCTGGCGATTGCAGCAACCGGTCAGCGGGTCGTCGCTGGCCGCACGGGCCAGCGCAGACTGCAGTTGGTGACGTTCGCTGGCATAGCGCAGGCAGCGAAGCAGCTCACTGGTGCTGACCTGATCGTGGATACTGTCGACAATACCCAGCGGCAAGGCATGGGTGGTCGGCGCAAGAAGCACCACGGGTGCATCCCATTGCTCGGGCACCGCCAGAAAATTCTCACGCACCAACAACACGCACATCAACTCGGGCGCCAGCAGGTCGCAAGCATGGTCCCAATCCTGCGCGACTATGATCTCGGATGCCCCAGCGGACACCAGACGACGGGCCAGCTGTTCAGCGGCTTCCCTGTCGTCCAGCACTACAATCCGTTGCAAAGAACTATCCGCGAACAAAACACCCCCTCGCCTCAAATAGGTATCAAATCGCACCGCGCCCCAGCGTAGCTTTTGGCCATCATGATGTCGAGCTTTTCCCGCCGAGCTGGCAGCATACCCTATGCTAGAATCGCGCACCCAACCTTACGTGAGGTCAATGTGTCGCAACTCAATCCCCGTCAACAGGAAGCAGTCCACTACATCGGTGGTCCCATGCTTGTGCTGGCCGGCGCCGGAAGCGGCAAGACCAGCGTAATCACCCGCAAGATCGCCTACCTGATCAAGGAATGCGGCTTACGCGCGCAGAATATCGTCGCGGTCACCTTTACCAACAAGGCTGCCCGGGAGATGAAGGAGCGCGTCGGCTCCCTGTTGCGCGGCGCGGAAGGCCGTGGCCTGACCGTTTCCACCTTCCACAACCTGGGTCTGAACATCATCCGCAAGGAACATCAGCGACTGGGCTACAAGCCGGGATTTTCCATCTTCGATCAGAACGATGCCCAGGCGCTGATCAACGAGCTGATGCACAAGGATTACGGCGGCGATGACGGGGTCGAAGGCATCCAGTCACAGATCTCCTCCTGGAAGAACGATCTTATCACCCCGGAAGAAGCACTTGCTGCAGCCAAAACGCCGCAGCAGCAAACCGCCGCCAGCGTCTACACGCACTACAACCGTACCCTGAAGGCCTACAACGCGGTCGATTTTGACGATCTGATTCTGATCCCGGTTCTGCTGTTTCAGAACCACCCTGATGTACTGGAAAAGTGGCAGTTTCGCATTCGCTACATGCTGGTCGACGAGTATCAGGACACCAACGCCAGCCAGTATCTGCTGGTGAAAATGCTGGTCGGCAATCAGGCACGCTTCACCGTGGTCGGCGACGACGATCAGTCGATCTATGCCTGGCGCGGCGCTCGCCCCGAGAACCTTGCGCAGCTCAAAGAGGACTTTCCGGCATTGAAGGTCGTCATGCTGGAGCAGAATTACAGGTCCACCAGTCGCATTCTGAAAGCTGCCAATACCCTGATCGCCAACAACCCGCACGTATTCGAGAAACAGCTGTGGAGCGAGCTGGGTTATGGCGACCCGATCCGCGTCATCCGCTGTCGCAACGAAGATGCCGAGGCCGAGCGCGTCGCCACCGACATTCAGAACCTGCACCTGAAACACCGGATTCCCTGGAAGGACATCGCCATCCTATACCGTGGCAACCACCAGTCACGACTGATCGAACTCAAGCTGCAGCACCATCAGATTCCTTATCACCTGTCTGGCGGCACCAGTTTCTTCGGTCGCCAAGAGGTCAAGGACCTGATGTCCTACTTCCGCTTGCTGGTCAACCCGGACGACGACAACGCCCTGCTGCGGGTGATCAACGTACCACGCCGTGAAATCGGCCCAGCCACCCTGGAAAAACTCAGCACTTACGCAAAACAGCGCGATGTCAGCTTGTTTTCTGCCTGCACCGAGATGGGCCTGGCCGAGCACATGGAACCACGCTACTGCGAGCGCCTGCAGCGTTTCGGCCACTGGCTGGAAAACGTGCGAAAACAATGCGCGCAGAATGAACCCATTGCCGCCCTGCGCAGCATGGTCATGGATCTGGACTATGAGAACTGGCTGCGCCAGAACTGCTCCAGCGACGAGATCGCCGCCAAGCGCATGGGCAACGTCTGGTTCCTGATGGACTCGTTGAAGAACACCATGGACCGCGACGAAACCGGGAAAACCACCTTCGAAGACGCCATCGCCAAACTGGTACTGCGTGACATGCTTGAGCGTCAGGAAGAGGAAGAAGACGCCGACCGCGTGCAATTGATGACCATACACGCCTCCAAGGGCTTGGAGTACCCGCATGTGTACGTACTCGGCATGGAAGAAGAGATCCTGCCGCACCGATCAAGCATCGAAGCCGACAGCGTCGACGAAGAGCGCCGCCTGGCCTACGTCGCCATCACCCGCGCCAAGCGCAACCTGACCTTCACCTTCGCCGCCCGCCGCCGCCAGTTCGGTGAGATCATCGACTGCCTGCCCAGCCGCTTTCTGGATGAACTGCCCAGCGAAGACCTGGAGTGGGAAGGCACCGAAGACGTCCCCGTGGAACAGAAGCAGGCCCGCGGCAACAGCGCCCTGTCAGACATCCGCAGTATGCTCGGGCGTTAGAAACAGAAAAACCACCGCAGCGGGTGGTTTTTCTTACAGCCTGACTCAACTCAGTTGAGGGACAGAATCCACTCAGCCAGAGCAGCGGCTTCTTCATCACTAACCGCGTTCGGCGGCATCGGAATTGGGCCCCAGTTACCCTGAGAACCATTCTTGATGCTGGCAATAATGTGGTCCGCATCACCCGCGTACTTGGCAGCCACTTCCTTGAACGCCGGGCCTACCACCTTGTTATCGACACTATGGCAAGCGACGCAGGTCTTGGATGTAAACAAAGCCTCACCCTGGGAGCCGCCGCCGGCAGCCTCACCACCAGCAGCAGCCGGTGCTGCGGCTACAGCCTCAGCGCATGGATCACCCGCTACACAGACGGTACCGTAAGGCTTCACGCGCTCGGCAATGGCCTCGTCGGTAGCCGCAAAAGAGTTGCCGGCAACAAGGGCAAGCGCGGCGGCAGAAGCAACCAGTAATTTTTTCACAATCGTCACTTATACATCCTCATCATGGCTATAGGTATGAGCCCAAGTACGGTGCCCGGACAATGAGCGCGAGTATACCGGTAAACCCTTATGCCGCAAAACAGCAACATCACCCAGCGACAAGCCGCCGCACCCCGGACCAAACCGGCAACACGCCGAACATTGCACCGAAACCATGGACGAACGGTGTATCTATGCGTATCATGGCGGCCCTTACGCACCCGTAGCTCAGCTGGATAGAGTACTGCCCTCCGAAGGCAGGGGTCACTGGTTCGAATCCAGTCGGGTGCGCCATATTCCTTTAGAATCAAGAATTTAATCTCGCAGCAGTCCATTTTCTTGTGCCCGAATCTGTGGTCACAGAAAAAAGTACTCATTTTTTCGTTCCTATCAGAACAGTCCTAATGACACCTGCCCTCGGCTAATAAAAATCAGCTGAAAAAGCCCTGTGCCCAGAATGTGCCCAAACCGTGCCCACCAGATTTTCTGCATTTTCAGATCAGTTGGATTTTGAGTACTGCCTCCCGAGCCATATCTCTGTTCCAGTCGATGCATTGCACCTCTCGAGCAAGCAGTCAAAGCGATTACAGCCCAATGTCGTTTGACCTAAGATCGAATACTGTCATGCGAGCTGGGCATCCCCGTTTCGCTAATTGCCAACCACTCGGAGCAAATGGACAGGCGCATCGCTCCAAAGCTTGTCGAGATCAGCGTCCTCGCTAGTTGGCTGCTGGCTACTTGACTACCTGAATAAGCAAAGCCGTACCTGTAGCTATGCAGCACCCTTGCGAGAGGTGAGGGTTGTCGACTGTGGACTTGTGGCTGCTGTAGTAATGCTTCGCGAACCGTAGCGGAAGAACTTTCTCAACCTCGTTATCGCAGTGGCCCATTGAGGTGACAGTAAGCACGCGCTCATCCGTAAGCGCTCCATAAACCCCGCCTTGCAACGGGATCAGTAAATAGCGACCTGCCCGCAGTTCCAAGGCAGCAGCGCTTCCAGTTCTTCGGCGTTACTGGCCAGCGGCAGCCGTTCCAACACATACCGCAGCCAAGCATAGGGCTCCTGTCCATTGGCCTTGGCGGTTTCGACCAGACTGTAGATCAGGGCGCTGGCGTGAGCACCCTTCGGCGTATCGCTGAACAGCCAGTTTTTACGACCGATGACGAATGGGCGGATGGCGCGCTCGGCAGGGTTATTGTCGATCGGTAGGTGCCCAGCCTCGGTGTAGCGGATCAGTTTGCTCCAGTTGCTGGCCAGATAGCCGACTGCTTTACCCAGTGCACTTTGCGGCGTTACCTGGCCATGCGTCTTGTCCAGCCAGGCTTTGAGCTGAGTCAGTACCGGTTCACCTTTCTGCTGGCGCAGCAGCAGGCGCTGCCCGGCGTTTACATCCTTGCCTTCACGCTCGATGCCGTACAGCTTGTTGATCAGGCTCAGCGCCATATCGGCGCGCCCGGTCTTACCTTTGGGCTGCGCTTTTTGTGCTTCGATGAACTTGCGTCGGGCATGCGCCCAGCAGCCCAGGCGCTCAATACCGTCCTGTTCAGCCACCGCGTTGTAGCCCGCATAGTCATCGGTCATCAGGTAACCCCGATAACCTTCAAGCAAGCGCAAGGGTACATCCTGGGCACGGTTGGATGTGTAATCAAACAGCACAACCGGATGATCGGGCGGCCCGCCCGTCTGCACCCACATCCAGGATTGACTGGTCGGATCACGATCCGGTTCTTTCAGTACTTGCAGGCGAGTTTCATCACAGTGGATCAGTGGGCCTTCCAGTAACCGGTCACGCAGCAGGTTAACCAGCGGTTGCAGGTGCTCGCCGCATTGGATGACCCAGCGAGCCAGTGTTTGCCTGGACAGTTCGATGCCGTGGCGACTCAGCACTTTCTCGAAGCGGTGCAGTGGCAACCCGTCGACATACTTGGTGGTCAGCAACATGGCCAGGACGCTGGGACTGGCCATGCTCTTTTCAATTAACTGGGCGGGCTTGTCAGCCGTGACCGGTGCCGTTTCGCAACCCTTGCAGGCGTAGACCTTGCGGATGTGTTTGATCACCCGGATCTGCATCGGGATGATTTCCAGCTGCTCGCTGGTTTCTTCACCGATGGCCTGCTTACGGCAACCGCAGTCACAGGTCAGTTCATGCTCGGGCAGCTCATGTATCACTTCAATGCGCGGCAGTTCTGCTGGTAGCGGCTTACGCTTGCCACGCTTCTTCACCGATACGGGAGCAACTGTTTCTTCGTCATCTTCAGCGGGTGTTTCATTGGCCAGGCTTTCGGCTTCGTTGAACATGCCCAGCTGCGGAGAACTCGGATCAGCACTTTGCTCTGATTTGCGCCCGAATAGACGCTGACGCAGCAGCGTGTTTTCTTCCTGCAACTGCGATACGCGAGATTGCATCTGCATCAGCAAATGCTTGAGCTGATCCGGGTCGTTCGGCAGGATGTCGGGGAGCGAAATCATGCCGTGGATTATACCAGCGTCAGGCTACATAGCGCGGTCTCAACACCTTGTGTGGCCGGTTGCGCCACAGGTCAAAACCATCGAGCATCCAGTTCAACTCCTCTGCGGTCAGCTCGATAGCATCGTCCCGGATATCCGGTGGCGCCTTGAACCGTTCAGCCTCCAGACGCTTGAGCCAGAGACAGAAACCGTTGCGCTCCCAATACAGGATCTTCACCCTGTTGCGCGCCCGGTTGAGAAACACAAACAGCACCGGGTCGAACACCGCCGCCTTTATATCCAGCTCGACCAGGGCTGACAGCCCGCCGATGGACTTTCTGAAGTCCACCGGCTTCGGGTACAGGTAGACTTTTTTAACCTTGGCACCTGGGCGCATCATGAGAAAAACCTCCAGAGGGAATACGGGAGGTCAGCATGGCGCGAACAGAACGTTGGTTGTAGGTGGGGTTTATGGAGCGGTTACGCTCATCCGGAGGCACATCTAAAATTGACAACACCTTGCAAGTTGACGCGCCGCCTAGCTGGGCGAAACCAAGCTCTTGAGCATCCGGCTTTACTATGATCGGTTCGATATGCAATGCATACTCAGGACCATCGGTATCGACAAAGTTTCTACTAAACATACCTTTACCACTCCAAACATTGACCCTTTGACTACTTGTGTGCAATAAAAGCACAAATCAACCAATTAATAGGTTAGCTATAAATGCGTACATGGCTCATAACAGGCGCGAATAGAGGTCTTGGCTGGCATATAGCTAACGCCGCCATTGCAGCAGGTGACAATGTAGTAGTAACCGGACGAAACTTGGAGAAAATCGCTGAAGCGTTCAGCGGCTATGATGCTCAAAAGGTCGTTACCCTTGCCCTCAATGTCGCCGTAGAAGATCAGATCAGAAATGTAGTGCAATCCACCGTCGCCACTTTTGGGAAAATCGACATCCTGGTTAATAACGCTGGCTACGGTCAGCTGGGTCCTTTTGAGAACAACAGCGCTACCGATATAGAGAATCAATTCTCCACTAATGTATTTGGCATGTTCAACATGTGCAGGGCAGTACTACCAATAATGCGCGGAGGAACTGAGGGGCACATATTTAACATTGCTTCGATTGCCGGGCTTGTCGGAATGCCAGGTGCTAGCGTGTACTGCGCTTCAAAATTTGCGGTAGTGGGTTTCTCAGAATCA
Above is a genomic segment from Halopseudomonas litoralis containing:
- a CDS encoding SDR family NAD(P)-dependent oxidoreductase, encoding MRTWLITGANRGLGWHIANAAIAAGDNVVVTGRNLEKIAEAFSGYDAQKVVTLALNVAVEDQIRNVVQSTVATFGKIDILVNNAGYGQLGPFENNSATDIENQFSTNVFGMFNMCRAVLPIMRGGTEGHIFNIASIAGLVGMPGASVYCASKFAVVGFSESLAQEVAGFGIKVTVVSPGSFRTDFLDASSARFGSADISEYADFSRKIRDSSDKNNHAQQGDPAKLGSAIEQLALHPQAPTHFVVGSDAVELSASRLDIRQQELETWHELATSTDTDE
- the rep gene encoding DNA helicase Rep codes for the protein MSQLNPRQQEAVHYIGGPMLVLAGAGSGKTSVITRKIAYLIKECGLRAQNIVAVTFTNKAAREMKERVGSLLRGAEGRGLTVSTFHNLGLNIIRKEHQRLGYKPGFSIFDQNDAQALINELMHKDYGGDDGVEGIQSQISSWKNDLITPEEALAAAKTPQQQTAASVYTHYNRTLKAYNAVDFDDLILIPVLLFQNHPDVLEKWQFRIRYMLVDEYQDTNASQYLLVKMLVGNQARFTVVGDDDQSIYAWRGARPENLAQLKEDFPALKVVMLEQNYRSTSRILKAANTLIANNPHVFEKQLWSELGYGDPIRVIRCRNEDAEAERVATDIQNLHLKHRIPWKDIAILYRGNHQSRLIELKLQHHQIPYHLSGGTSFFGRQEVKDLMSYFRLLVNPDDDNALLRVINVPRREIGPATLEKLSTYAKQRDVSLFSACTEMGLAEHMEPRYCERLQRFGHWLENVRKQCAQNEPIAALRSMVMDLDYENWLRQNCSSDEIAAKRMGNVWFLMDSLKNTMDRDETGKTTFEDAIAKLVLRDMLERQEEEEDADRVQLMTIHASKGLEYPHVYVLGMEEEILPHRSSIEADSVDEERRLAYVAITRAKRNLTFTFAARRRQFGEIIDCLPSRFLDELPSEDLEWEGTEDVPVEQKQARGNSALSDIRSMLGR
- a CDS encoding putative bifunctional diguanylate cyclase/phosphodiesterase → MQRIVVLDDREAAEQLARRLVSAGASEIIVAQDWDHACDLLAPELMCVLLVRENFLAVPEQWDAPVVLLAPTTHALPLGIVDSIHDQVSTSELLRCLRYASERHQLQSALARAASDDPLTGCCNRQVLQDRLKQGMHRAVRANQPLAVLSLDLDNFSHVNDSLGHVAGDEIIRQVADRLRLILRTTDTVGRMGSDEFTVIAEDYATTGNLMHVVKKVVDGLAEPFKVGGESLLLGCSIGIATFPEAGHTVDGLLLHAGLAMQQAKSQRGCSFHFYDERINLQATSQIEFEAQLRRALRNNELELHYQPRVELSSGKIVGVEGLIRWRHPQRGLLGPNEFIPLAEENGLIVPMGYWVIARACHDLSVLQRRGIELHVAVNMSFRQFLDSRLLATIQRLIEKTGIDPKMLEFELTETAIMQRPDQVALAMTVMTGLGVRFSLDDFGTGFSSFVHLHRLPINLLKLDRSFVKGIADQPADRQLVMAMIEMGHSLGLEVVAEGVELRTQMDILRGLGCDQIQGFFISPALPFEELCYFAEAYGTGRSDVLSRIAKPATCE
- the tnpC gene encoding IS66 family transposase — its product is MISLPDILPNDPDQLKHLLMQMQSRVSQLQEENTLLRQRLFGRKSEQSADPSSPQLGMFNEAESLANETPAEDDEETVAPVSVKKRGKRKPLPAELPRIEVIHELPEHELTCDCGCRKQAIGEETSEQLEIIPMQIRVIKHIRKVYACKGCETAPVTADKPAQLIEKSMASPSVLAMLLTTKYVDGLPLHRFEKVLSRHGIELSRQTLARWVIQCGEHLQPLVNLLRDRLLEGPLIHCDETRLQVLKEPDRDPTSQSWMWVQTGGPPDHPVVLFDYTSNRAQDVPLRLLEGYRGYLMTDDYAGYNAVAEQDGIERLGCWAHARRKFIEAQKAQPKGKTGRADMALSLINKLYGIEREGKDVNAGQRLLLRQQKGEPVLTQLKAWLDKTHGQVTPQSALGKAVGYLASNWSKLIRYTEAGHLPIDNNPAERAIRPFVIGRKNWLFSDTPKGAHASALIYSLVETAKANGQEPYAWLRYVLERLPLASNAEELEALLPWNCGQVAIY
- a CDS encoding c-type cytochrome, with translation MKPYGTVCVAGDPCAEAVAAAPAAAGGEAAGGGSQGEALFTSKTCVACHSVDNKVVGPAFKEVAAKYAGDADHIIASIKNGSQGNWGPIPMPPNAVSDEEAAALAEWILSLN
- the tnpB gene encoding IS66 family insertion sequence element accessory protein TnpB (TnpB, as the term is used for proteins encoded by IS66 family insertion elements, is considered an accessory protein, since TnpC, encoded by a neighboring gene, is a DDE family transposase.); amino-acid sequence: MMRPGAKVKKVYLYPKPVDFRKSIGGLSALVELDIKAAVFDPVLFVFLNRARNRVKILYWERNGFCLWLKRLEAERFKAPPDIRDDAIELTAEELNWMLDGFDLWRNRPHKVLRPRYVA